In Osmia bicornis bicornis chromosome 1, iOsmBic2.1, whole genome shotgun sequence, the following proteins share a genomic window:
- the LOC114871873 gene encoding uncharacterized protein LOC114871873 isoform X3 — MAQYFNFVTNASGTLTLEEVQRICSAEGQSVQLVVEDINNDGNSCQQLLTYTSAPQEQPIFSQHINLGSQISTSQLEQGQSVFIIKTNTNELATSEGILKSATVNANNIDCNNDVQQIRWIKMQENSINVNTVSKEGVLISEKTQTANVNENQNNSSQALLHSLCELDSGLLKRKPLRSYPNRNRCSTGTSSISDKTNISNTIGIPIQNINVSSIKTNTPYNKSVSPIGQNVTQIPTQVHSSLGTIHSRPQARTLMSKTPAKLLQPKMEQTRLKQMPNQRQAQNDQRLQGNAQRLAQGSLNSSQRQQTPQRQVLPSSPLQFQKTVSPQKSQYEQSSSLSTSQNMHSTMEVDSLETSSLQDTSFSSQTDSENSSSESIAFLQKVIRNPMDTIVQHQIKGNTAKMLVMFSNGEQRLITFDIPNEDCTVQDLLEQANITFCGTTNVSLVSDPTLGINYIVEAGSNTSHDVPEHDSSQENLNNLDSPRSPDENSNPVQQNEEAIFVEGMLAVCSHCGISSLDFNRCQRCKRKLSKEVKSIPMTMGVQEKKETMISVDSFYKKNNERNSSAKLEKLERDGAVYKRGRGRGKGVTRTRPIHKEPECLTISSDEEEEGKMKKLESSNNSTCSHDTSNNFSEDLDTILEKEPVITNNSISSTSSDYAMETENIVRDNCSQALHTSIVCRTVRIGSYKYIPREKVVISQNGVRFGVPLLEDDQSFVTLEIKLQNIVRVLVHFGKSMPVLFFYTSINSGAMIRELLGMQDPKGPYYDPAGKDLTHKRITLLPEKWSEESKMALKDLFSYRNLLVELNAKEANDILVRASPKDILNSSKKGEQTGTANSNANGGIQTITVYPPPPAKGGIAINTEDYLCLGEDQFLNDVIIDFYLKYLTLEVLSEPDQHRTHVFSSYFYKRLTSPHTQAVESNVPLSPAAKRHARVQKWTKNVNIFEKDFIIIPINEHAHWFLAIICFPGLVGEVPPQIVRSQENDVRKTVHKSKRLKEVKLQTVTIGSTTLTPVTTTITIDQPDDGSERDEAEGDDEEMEMDSEDDDESESTENKNVPKVEEYVPLETTVKVPCILIFDSLAGASRSRVVATLRDYLSCEYVAKMGSEKVFSKDTIKGASLKVPQQSNFTDCGLYVLQYVESFFQNPIKDYTLPIKTLKNWFEEIVVTRKREELSKLLIKLMNSTKGDKTINIPVVNFPTQDGKLKAKPENQVDAKSLKSDTDDKKKPTLEGENRVSNNLPNQTENTEATTDIMNKTMYQIIPYPPCTSSSSIENNSPEMFNQSKTPHQRSPSETMSYLKSKRIPRLMLRTENQDDPQAAKKHKGESFDSCK, encoded by the exons ATGGCacagtattttaattttgtgaCTAATGCCAGTGGTACGTTAACGCTTGAAGAGGTACAGAGAATTTGTTCAGCTGAGGGACAAAGCGTACAATTAGTCGTTGAGGATATAAATAATGATGGTAACAGTTGTCAGCAATTATTGACTTACACCAGTGCACCACAAGAGCAACCAATATTTTCACAGCATATTAACTTAGGAAGTCAAATTTCTACATCACAATTGGAGCAAGG ACAGAgtgtttttataattaaaacaaatacaAACGAATTAGCTACATCTGAAGGAATACTAAAGTCTGCAACAGTAAATGCTAACAATATAG ATTGCAACAATGATGTGCAACAAATACGATGGATAAAAATGCAAGAGAATAGTATTAATGTAAATACAGTATCGAAAGAAGGTGTGCTCATATCAGAGAAAACTCAGACTGCcaatgtaaatgaaaatcaaaataattctTCGCAA GCTCTTCTGCATAGTTTGTGCGAATTGGACAGTGGACTTCTAAAAAGGAAACCGCTACGATCATACCCAAACAGAAATCGATGTTCAACTGGAACATCATCCATCTCTGATAAAACGAATATCTCAAACACCATAGGAATCCCAATACAGAATATTAATGTGTCTAGCATTAAGACAAATACCCCTTACAACAAGTCAGTCAGTCCTATTGGACAGAATGTGACACAAATTCCTACGCAAGTACATTCTTCTCTGGGCACGATTCATAGCAGACCTCAAGCTCGCACCTTAATGTCAAAGACTCCTGCGAAGCTGCTGCAGCCTAAGATGGAACAGACGAGACTAAAGCAGATGCCGAATCAGAGACAAGCGCAGAATGATCAAAGACTGCAAGGGAATGCGCAGCGACTAGCACAGGGTTCATTAAACAGTTCACAGCGGCAACAAACTCCACAGAGACAAGTGTTACCCTCATCCCCATTACAATTTCAGAAAACAGTCTCCCCACAGAAGTCTCAATACGAACAATCATCCTCACTATCAACGTCTCAGAACATGCACAGCACCATGGAAGTTGACTCTCTAGAGACTTCATCACTTCAAGATACAAGTTTCTCGTCACAGACTGATTCAGAAAACAGTTCATCGGAAAGTATCGCTTTTCTTCAAAAAGTTATTCGCAATCCAATGGACACAATAGTTCAACATCAAATTAAAGGAAATACCGCGAAAATGCTGGTTATGTTTTCTAATGGCGAGCAGAGATTAATTACGTTTGATATACCAAACGAGGATTGCACCGTTCAGGATTTATTAGAACAG GCAAATATTACATTCTGTGGAACGACAAATGTTTCTTTGGTTTCTGATCCAACATTGGGTATCAATTATATTGTCGAAGCTGGATCTAACACATCACATGATGTACCCGAGCATGACAGTTCacaggaaaatttaaataatttagacTCCCCGAG GTCACCCGATGAGAATAGTAATCCTGTCCAACAAAACGAA GAGGCTATATTCGTCGAAGGAATGTTAGCAGTCTGTTCCCACTGCGGTATCAGTTCTCTTGATTTCAATCGGTGCCAGAGatgcaaaagaaaattatcGAAGGAAGTAAAATCCATTCCGATGACCATGGGTgtacaagaaaaaaaagaaacaatgaTTTCTGTTGAC agtttttataagaaaaacaATGAGCGGAACTCATCTGCAAAGTTAGAGAAATTAGAAAGGGATGGTGCTGTTTATAAGCGAGGAAGGGGAAGAGGGAAAGGTGTAACGAGAACCAGGCCTATTCACAAAGAACCag AATGTTTAACAATATCGTCTGACGAAGAGGAGGAAggtaaaatgaagaaattggAGAGCTCTAATAACAGTACATGTTCGCATGATACAAGTAATAATTTTAGCGAAGATCTGGACACGATTCTGGAAAAGGAACCAGTAATTACAAACAATTCTATTTCTAGCACAAGTTCTGATTACGCCATGGAGACTGAAAACATAGTTAGAG ATAATTGTTCTCAAGCTCTGCACACTAGTATAGTGTGTCGAACAGTACGGATAGGTTCTTACAAATATATTCCTCGAGAGAAAGTAGTAATCTCACAGAACGGAGTAAGATTTGGTGTACCTTTATTAGAAGATG ATCAAAGCTTTGTAacattagaaattaaattacaaaacatAGTGAGAGTATTAGTTCATTTCGGGAAGTCGATGCCAGTGCTTTTCTTTTACACATCCATTAACAGTGGAGCAATGATCCGTGAGTTGTTAGGGATGCAGGATCCGAAGGGACCGTACTACGATCCGGCTGGAAAAGACCTCACGCATAAAAGAATAACTCTACTGCCAGAAAAATGGTCTGAGGAATCTAAAATGGCATTAAAGGATTTGTTTTCGTACAGAAACCTGTTGGTTGAGTTGAACGCGAAAGAGGCGAATGATATCCTTGTACGAGCCTCACCAAAAGAC ATTCTGAATTCATCGAAGAAAGGAGAGCAGACAGGGACAGCTAATTCGAATGCCAATGGAGGAATACAAAC gATAACTGTATATCCCCCACCACCAGCGAAAGGTGGCATAGCAATTAACACTGAAGACTATCTATGCCTTGGAGAGgatcaatttttaaacgatGTAATCATAGACTTCTATTTGAAATACTTAACATTGGAAGTCTTGTCGGAGCCTGACCAACACAGAACCCATGTATTTagttcatatttttataaacgaTTAACAAGTCCCCACACTCAGGCGGTAGAAAGCAACGTACCTCTGTCTCCAGCTGCCAAGAGGCATGCGAGGGTGCAAAAGTGGACAAAGAATGTCAATATATTTGAGAAGGATTTTATCATAATTCCTATCAACGAACA CGCTCACTGGTTTCTGGCCATTATTTGTTTCCCCGGATTAGTGGGTGAAGTTCCTCCACAGATTGTACGGAGCCAGGAGAATGATGTTCGCAAGACTGTACATAAAAGTAAAAGGCTAAAGGAGGTTAAGCTCCAGACTGTTACGATTGGTAGTACTACTCTTACACCAGTGactactactattactataGATCAACCCGACGATGGTTCGGAGAGAGATGAAGCCGAAGGCGATGACGAAGAGATGGAGATGGATAGCGAAGATGAT GATGAATCTGAATCTACGGAGAACAAAAACGTACCAAAAGTGGAAGAGTATGTGCCACTGGAAACTACGGTTAAAGT acCATGCATATTGATATTTGATTCCCTTGCGGGAGCAAGTAGATCGCGTGTAGTAGCTACATTAAGAGATTATTTGAGTTGCGAGTACGTTGCTAAAATGGGAAGCGAAAAAGTATTTTCAAAGGATACTATTAAAGGAGCCTCGTTGAAAGTTCCTCAGCAATCAAATTTTACTGATTGCGGATTGTACGTGTTGCAGTATGTCGAGAGTTTCTTTCAA AATCCCATTAAAGATTACACATTGCCAATAAAAACCCTGAAGAACTGGTTCGAAGAGATAGTAGTGACGAGAAAACGTGAAGAATTATCGAAACTATTAATTAAGTTAATGAATTCAACCAAAGGAGATAAAACTATTAATATACCAGTGGTTAACTTTCCTACGCAAGACGGTAAATTGAAAGCAAAGCCTGAAAATCAAGTGGATGCGAAATCACTGAAATCAGACACAGACGATAAGAAAAAGCCTACGTTAGAGGGGGAGAATCGTGTTAGTAATAATCTGCCAAATCAAACGGAGAATACCGAAGCAACAACTgatataatgaataaaactATGTACCAGATCATTCCTTATCCTCCATGTACAAGTTCCAGTTCGATTGAAAACAATTCACCGGAGATGTTTAATCAGTCTAAAACTCCTCATCAGAG aTCGCCAAGTGAAACGATGTCTTATTTAAAATCGAAACGAATTCCCAGGTTAATGTTAAGAACAGAGAATCAAGATGACCCCCAAGCGGCGAAAAAGCACAAAGGAGAGTCCTTTGATTCTTGTAAATAA
- the LOC114871873 gene encoding uncharacterized protein LOC114871873 isoform X1: protein MAQYFNFVTNASGTLTLEEVQRICSAEGQSVQLVVEDINNDGNSCQQLLTYTSAPQEQPIFSQHINLGSQISTSQLEQGQSVFIIKTNTNELATSEGILKSATVNANNIGRNIVSVDNKDCNNDVQQIRWIKMQENSINVNTVSKEGVLISEKTQTANVNENQNNSSQALLHSLCELDSGLLKRKPLRSYPNRNRCSTGTSSISDKTNISNTIGIPIQNINVSSIKTNTPYNKSVSPIGQNVTQIPTQVHSSLGTIHSRPQARTLMSKTPAKLLQPKMEQTRLKQMPNQRQAQNDQRLQGNAQRLAQGSLNSSQRQQTPQRQVLPSSPLQFQKTVSPQKSQYEQSSSLSTSQNMHSTMEVDSLETSSLQDTSFSSQTDSENSSSESIAFLQKVIRNPMDTIVQHQIKGNTAKMLVMFSNGEQRLITFDIPNEDCTVQDLLEQANITFCGTTNVSLVSDPTLGINYIVEAGSNTSHDVPEHDSSQENLNNLDSPRSPDENSNPVQQNEEAIFVEGMLAVCSHCGISSLDFNRCQRCKRKLSKEVKSIPMTMGVQEKKETMISVDSFYKKNNERNSSAKLEKLERDGAVYKRGRGRGKGVTRTRPIHKEPECLTISSDEEEEGKMKKLESSNNSTCSHDTSNNFSEDLDTILEKEPVITNNSISSTSSDYAMETENIVRDNCSQALHTSIVCRTVRIGSYKYIPREKVVISQNGVRFGVPLLEDDQSFVTLEIKLQNIVRVLVHFGKSMPVLFFYTSINSGAMIRELLGMQDPKGPYYDPAGKDLTHKRITLLPEKWSEESKMALKDLFSYRNLLVELNAKEANDILVRASPKDILNSSKKGEQTGTANSNANGGIQTITVYPPPPAKGGIAINTEDYLCLGEDQFLNDVIIDFYLKYLTLEVLSEPDQHRTHVFSSYFYKRLTSPHTQAVESNVPLSPAAKRHARVQKWTKNVNIFEKDFIIIPINEHAHWFLAIICFPGLVGEVPPQIVRSQENDVRKTVHKSKRLKEVKLQTVTIGSTTLTPVTTTITIDQPDDGSERDEAEGDDEEMEMDSEDDDESESTENKNVPKVEEYVPLETTVKVPCILIFDSLAGASRSRVVATLRDYLSCEYVAKMGSEKVFSKDTIKGASLKVPQQSNFTDCGLYVLQYVESFFQNPIKDYTLPIKTLKNWFEEIVVTRKREELSKLLIKLMNSTKGDKTINIPVVNFPTQDGKLKAKPENQVDAKSLKSDTDDKKKPTLEGENRVSNNLPNQTENTEATTDIMNKTMYQIIPYPPCTSSSSIENNSPEMFNQSKTPHQRSPSETMSYLKSKRIPRLMLRTENQDDPQAAKKHKGESFDSCK, encoded by the exons ATGGCacagtattttaattttgtgaCTAATGCCAGTGGTACGTTAACGCTTGAAGAGGTACAGAGAATTTGTTCAGCTGAGGGACAAAGCGTACAATTAGTCGTTGAGGATATAAATAATGATGGTAACAGTTGTCAGCAATTATTGACTTACACCAGTGCACCACAAGAGCAACCAATATTTTCACAGCATATTAACTTAGGAAGTCAAATTTCTACATCACAATTGGAGCAAGG ACAGAgtgtttttataattaaaacaaatacaAACGAATTAGCTACATCTGAAGGAATACTAAAGTCTGCAACAGTAAATGCTAACAATATAGGTAGGAATATCGTAAGCGTAGATAATAAAG ATTGCAACAATGATGTGCAACAAATACGATGGATAAAAATGCAAGAGAATAGTATTAATGTAAATACAGTATCGAAAGAAGGTGTGCTCATATCAGAGAAAACTCAGACTGCcaatgtaaatgaaaatcaaaataattctTCGCAA GCTCTTCTGCATAGTTTGTGCGAATTGGACAGTGGACTTCTAAAAAGGAAACCGCTACGATCATACCCAAACAGAAATCGATGTTCAACTGGAACATCATCCATCTCTGATAAAACGAATATCTCAAACACCATAGGAATCCCAATACAGAATATTAATGTGTCTAGCATTAAGACAAATACCCCTTACAACAAGTCAGTCAGTCCTATTGGACAGAATGTGACACAAATTCCTACGCAAGTACATTCTTCTCTGGGCACGATTCATAGCAGACCTCAAGCTCGCACCTTAATGTCAAAGACTCCTGCGAAGCTGCTGCAGCCTAAGATGGAACAGACGAGACTAAAGCAGATGCCGAATCAGAGACAAGCGCAGAATGATCAAAGACTGCAAGGGAATGCGCAGCGACTAGCACAGGGTTCATTAAACAGTTCACAGCGGCAACAAACTCCACAGAGACAAGTGTTACCCTCATCCCCATTACAATTTCAGAAAACAGTCTCCCCACAGAAGTCTCAATACGAACAATCATCCTCACTATCAACGTCTCAGAACATGCACAGCACCATGGAAGTTGACTCTCTAGAGACTTCATCACTTCAAGATACAAGTTTCTCGTCACAGACTGATTCAGAAAACAGTTCATCGGAAAGTATCGCTTTTCTTCAAAAAGTTATTCGCAATCCAATGGACACAATAGTTCAACATCAAATTAAAGGAAATACCGCGAAAATGCTGGTTATGTTTTCTAATGGCGAGCAGAGATTAATTACGTTTGATATACCAAACGAGGATTGCACCGTTCAGGATTTATTAGAACAG GCAAATATTACATTCTGTGGAACGACAAATGTTTCTTTGGTTTCTGATCCAACATTGGGTATCAATTATATTGTCGAAGCTGGATCTAACACATCACATGATGTACCCGAGCATGACAGTTCacaggaaaatttaaataatttagacTCCCCGAG GTCACCCGATGAGAATAGTAATCCTGTCCAACAAAACGAA GAGGCTATATTCGTCGAAGGAATGTTAGCAGTCTGTTCCCACTGCGGTATCAGTTCTCTTGATTTCAATCGGTGCCAGAGatgcaaaagaaaattatcGAAGGAAGTAAAATCCATTCCGATGACCATGGGTgtacaagaaaaaaaagaaacaatgaTTTCTGTTGAC agtttttataagaaaaacaATGAGCGGAACTCATCTGCAAAGTTAGAGAAATTAGAAAGGGATGGTGCTGTTTATAAGCGAGGAAGGGGAAGAGGGAAAGGTGTAACGAGAACCAGGCCTATTCACAAAGAACCag AATGTTTAACAATATCGTCTGACGAAGAGGAGGAAggtaaaatgaagaaattggAGAGCTCTAATAACAGTACATGTTCGCATGATACAAGTAATAATTTTAGCGAAGATCTGGACACGATTCTGGAAAAGGAACCAGTAATTACAAACAATTCTATTTCTAGCACAAGTTCTGATTACGCCATGGAGACTGAAAACATAGTTAGAG ATAATTGTTCTCAAGCTCTGCACACTAGTATAGTGTGTCGAACAGTACGGATAGGTTCTTACAAATATATTCCTCGAGAGAAAGTAGTAATCTCACAGAACGGAGTAAGATTTGGTGTACCTTTATTAGAAGATG ATCAAAGCTTTGTAacattagaaattaaattacaaaacatAGTGAGAGTATTAGTTCATTTCGGGAAGTCGATGCCAGTGCTTTTCTTTTACACATCCATTAACAGTGGAGCAATGATCCGTGAGTTGTTAGGGATGCAGGATCCGAAGGGACCGTACTACGATCCGGCTGGAAAAGACCTCACGCATAAAAGAATAACTCTACTGCCAGAAAAATGGTCTGAGGAATCTAAAATGGCATTAAAGGATTTGTTTTCGTACAGAAACCTGTTGGTTGAGTTGAACGCGAAAGAGGCGAATGATATCCTTGTACGAGCCTCACCAAAAGAC ATTCTGAATTCATCGAAGAAAGGAGAGCAGACAGGGACAGCTAATTCGAATGCCAATGGAGGAATACAAAC gATAACTGTATATCCCCCACCACCAGCGAAAGGTGGCATAGCAATTAACACTGAAGACTATCTATGCCTTGGAGAGgatcaatttttaaacgatGTAATCATAGACTTCTATTTGAAATACTTAACATTGGAAGTCTTGTCGGAGCCTGACCAACACAGAACCCATGTATTTagttcatatttttataaacgaTTAACAAGTCCCCACACTCAGGCGGTAGAAAGCAACGTACCTCTGTCTCCAGCTGCCAAGAGGCATGCGAGGGTGCAAAAGTGGACAAAGAATGTCAATATATTTGAGAAGGATTTTATCATAATTCCTATCAACGAACA CGCTCACTGGTTTCTGGCCATTATTTGTTTCCCCGGATTAGTGGGTGAAGTTCCTCCACAGATTGTACGGAGCCAGGAGAATGATGTTCGCAAGACTGTACATAAAAGTAAAAGGCTAAAGGAGGTTAAGCTCCAGACTGTTACGATTGGTAGTACTACTCTTACACCAGTGactactactattactataGATCAACCCGACGATGGTTCGGAGAGAGATGAAGCCGAAGGCGATGACGAAGAGATGGAGATGGATAGCGAAGATGAT GATGAATCTGAATCTACGGAGAACAAAAACGTACCAAAAGTGGAAGAGTATGTGCCACTGGAAACTACGGTTAAAGT acCATGCATATTGATATTTGATTCCCTTGCGGGAGCAAGTAGATCGCGTGTAGTAGCTACATTAAGAGATTATTTGAGTTGCGAGTACGTTGCTAAAATGGGAAGCGAAAAAGTATTTTCAAAGGATACTATTAAAGGAGCCTCGTTGAAAGTTCCTCAGCAATCAAATTTTACTGATTGCGGATTGTACGTGTTGCAGTATGTCGAGAGTTTCTTTCAA AATCCCATTAAAGATTACACATTGCCAATAAAAACCCTGAAGAACTGGTTCGAAGAGATAGTAGTGACGAGAAAACGTGAAGAATTATCGAAACTATTAATTAAGTTAATGAATTCAACCAAAGGAGATAAAACTATTAATATACCAGTGGTTAACTTTCCTACGCAAGACGGTAAATTGAAAGCAAAGCCTGAAAATCAAGTGGATGCGAAATCACTGAAATCAGACACAGACGATAAGAAAAAGCCTACGTTAGAGGGGGAGAATCGTGTTAGTAATAATCTGCCAAATCAAACGGAGAATACCGAAGCAACAACTgatataatgaataaaactATGTACCAGATCATTCCTTATCCTCCATGTACAAGTTCCAGTTCGATTGAAAACAATTCACCGGAGATGTTTAATCAGTCTAAAACTCCTCATCAGAG aTCGCCAAGTGAAACGATGTCTTATTTAAAATCGAAACGAATTCCCAGGTTAATGTTAAGAACAGAGAATCAAGATGACCCCCAAGCGGCGAAAAAGCACAAAGGAGAGTCCTTTGATTCTTGTAAATAA